A single candidate division KSB1 bacterium DNA region contains:
- a CDS encoding class II aldolase/adducin family protein yields the protein MTELSLRRQICEVGRRMYEKNFVAANDGNISARLDASRVLTTPTGVSKGFMTPESMVIVDFEGRPLSAGRPSSEILMHLFIYRERPEVQAVVHAHPLHATGFATAGLSLEDCVAAEIIVTIGSIPLAPYGTPSTPKLPETLRPYIHRNDAFLLANHGAVTVGRNLWEAYYKMERLEHYAHIILISRQLGGEKILPKPDVEELLSLRAKYGQTGLNPGCATCEDDCLGAACLNYANKYDPHSEDWLGAVVARIVERVR from the coding sequence ATGACCGAACTTTCCCTCCGCCGGCAAATCTGCGAGGTTGGCCGGCGGATGTACGAAAAAAATTTCGTGGCGGCCAACGACGGCAACATCAGCGCCCGGCTCGATGCCAGCCGCGTGCTGACCACGCCGACCGGTGTGAGCAAAGGCTTCATGACGCCGGAGAGCATGGTGATTGTCGACTTCGAAGGCCGCCCGCTTTCTGCCGGCAGGCCATCGAGCGAAATTTTGATGCATCTTTTCATTTATCGCGAACGGCCGGAGGTGCAGGCCGTCGTTCACGCGCATCCGCTTCACGCCACCGGCTTTGCCACTGCCGGCCTGTCGCTCGAAGATTGTGTCGCCGCGGAGATCATCGTCACCATCGGCTCGATTCCCCTGGCGCCGTACGGCACGCCCTCCACTCCGAAGCTGCCGGAAACGCTTCGACCTTACATTCATCGCAACGATGCTTTTCTGCTCGCCAATCACGGCGCGGTGACGGTCGGCAGGAATTTGTGGGAGGCTTACTATAAAATGGAACGCCTCGAACATTACGCGCACATCATTTTAATCTCGCGCCAGCTCGGTGGCGAAAAAATTCTTCCCAAACCCGATGTCGAAGAACTGCTGAGCCTGCGCGCCAAATACGGCCAAACCGGCCTCAACCCCGGCTGCGCGACCTGCGAGGACGATTGCCTCGGCGCGGCGTGTTTGAATTACGCAAATAAATACGACCCGCACAGCGAAGACTGGCTCGGGGCAGTGGTGGCGCGCATTGTTGAGCGCGTGAGGTAA
- a CDS encoding DUF4038 domain-containing protein produces MKKFFNFFLPSSFLFIIISQITLSPSSAFASSQNLADTTRPKISNIAISNLTSTSAAISWRTNEKADSRVEYGLTTRYGLFSKLDTSLVTAHSVTLADLLPDHTYHFRVLSRDAAGNLAAGRDSVFTTPLRTAALYTPFEVTLTTENRHDRPYLDIDVTGIFISPTGKELRLSGFWDGGKIWKVRFAPTEPGTWRYRTESNDPELVVSGRFNALASTRRGFVRVSKTRPYGFEYSDGTPFLLMGDTIWDGMSFGVGFETRFKPYINLRVSQHFNAYHAIVVHNRYDYQSNEGGPPYAHSDGIRDYNSLYPDYFKWVDKRVAYADSMGMVSILFFSWATEIRHMSTEQYRRLAMYLVARYAAYNVFWILAGDYQAYFYQPDLYRQIGQAVEAADPYDHPISIHPADDFVNREFGKEPWLSYVMHQLRDAGEFLADSIRYDRVFNKPVVNGEYGYHVPETVHPYHGIRHNAHYMRTGAWSVFMAGGYFVAGFGRTFIDPNGHYEYDPGFDHPPLSWNLHYAPDLEMARQFSILARFFREQTGWPNLEPQPGMAADNETEVLAKPGVEYIAYKARGDRMRLRLTIGQSYSLSWLNPITDVLEAPRHFTATAETVLMMPSDTTDAIAVLRPTAAPRLTPAGEVASLQSEQLNIRQVRFRWITPQAADSRIDIQKPSGARVQFISAAYTTQHEMIIDSISPNVKYKITVSSQSPAGREWKTVAQCILTNVVVLDRYIEAETMPTKTVGRAEGTGWNLTRGGYLETSVSFPRSGMYRFEILARAEYRQGIWPKLVCGIDSKTDTVTINSAVFKWFSWTRHVTAATRNVKLEFVNAGNGRQLILDQLHVQFIEVPASPPPVIAPMTAKLTAYTATINFKTDKPTEAQVEYGRTTSYGMLTPAEFCRDTTHVFTLAGLTPNTTYHVRARAKDAAGKSAVSRDTTFTTPPDREPPVIANLAATNLTASSAVIRWTTDEKSTSQVEFGLDSTLGRVTPLLTSLVTEHEVSLTNLAAYTTFQARVKSTDAYGNSAASRIFTFMTLPTYDRLVILSGEGQKGRPDKLLAAPLTVKVLNTAGAVMPNVAVAFRVIAGGGKIIGDNKCNAAECVVMTAANGIASAQWQVGRTDLQQVEARVVDRPDLAVRFTAQLDLTGVADDRDSTLPTELTLRPHPNPFRDFTQFHIALPAAGRISLKVFDLQGREVATLFDGAQPAGRFLLSWPGRDQAQQNLAAGIYFAVLRYMNFTQENRREPDFSIHKETILYIK; encoded by the coding sequence ATGAAGAAATTTTTTAATTTTTTCCTGCCATCAAGTTTTCTTTTTATTATTATTTCGCAAATAACGCTCAGCCCCTCGTCTGCTTTTGCCAGTAGCCAAAATCTGGCCGACACCACCCGCCCGAAAATCTCCAACATTGCCATTAGCAACTTGACGAGCACCAGCGCCGCGATTTCTTGGCGCACCAACGAGAAAGCCGATTCGAGAGTGGAATATGGCTTGACCACACGCTATGGGCTTTTTTCAAAACTCGATACGAGTTTAGTGACGGCGCATTCGGTCACGCTCGCTGATCTGCTTCCTGATCATACCTATCATTTCCGGGTGTTGTCGCGCGACGCGGCCGGCAATCTCGCCGCCGGCCGCGATTCCGTTTTCACCACGCCGCTGCGGACGGCGGCGCTTTACACGCCATTTGAAGTGACGTTGACCACGGAGAACCGCCACGATCGCCCTTATCTCGACATTGACGTGACCGGCATTTTTATTTCGCCTACGGGAAAAGAGCTGCGTTTGAGCGGTTTTTGGGACGGCGGGAAAATTTGGAAAGTTCGATTTGCGCCGACCGAGCCGGGAACCTGGCGCTATCGCACAGAGAGCAATGATCCGGAACTCGTTGTCTCCGGCCGCTTCAATGCGCTGGCCTCGACTCGCCGGGGTTTTGTGCGTGTCAGCAAAACCAGACCATACGGATTCGAATACAGCGACGGCACGCCGTTTTTGCTGATGGGCGATACAATTTGGGACGGCATGAGCTTCGGCGTCGGATTTGAAACACGCTTTAAACCCTACATCAACCTGCGCGTTTCGCAGCATTTCAACGCCTATCACGCGATCGTCGTCCACAACCGCTACGATTATCAATCCAACGAAGGCGGGCCGCCTTATGCGCATAGCGACGGCATTCGCGACTACAACAGTTTGTATCCCGATTATTTCAAATGGGTCGACAAGCGGGTGGCTTATGCCGACAGCATGGGCATGGTGTCGATTTTATTTTTTAGCTGGGCCACCGAAATCCGTCACATGTCGACCGAGCAATATCGGCGTTTGGCAATGTATCTCGTCGCGCGCTATGCGGCCTATAACGTCTTTTGGATTTTGGCCGGCGATTATCAAGCCTATTTCTACCAACCGGATTTGTATCGCCAAATCGGCCAAGCGGTGGAGGCGGCAGATCCGTATGATCATCCGATTTCGATTCATCCCGCCGATGATTTCGTCAATCGTGAATTTGGCAAAGAGCCGTGGCTGAGTTACGTCATGCATCAACTCCGTGACGCCGGCGAGTTTCTCGCGGATTCGATTCGTTATGATCGCGTTTTTAACAAACCCGTGGTCAACGGCGAGTACGGTTATCACGTGCCGGAGACGGTGCATCCTTATCACGGCATTCGGCACAACGCGCACTACATGCGCACCGGCGCCTGGTCGGTTTTCATGGCCGGCGGCTATTTTGTCGCCGGTTTTGGTCGCACCTTCATCGACCCGAATGGCCACTATGAATACGATCCGGGGTTCGATCATCCGCCGCTCAGTTGGAATCTGCACTACGCGCCCGACCTTGAAATGGCGCGGCAGTTCAGCATCTTGGCGCGCTTCTTTCGCGAACAAACCGGCTGGCCGAATCTTGAACCGCAACCCGGCATGGCGGCGGACAACGAAACCGAAGTTTTGGCCAAGCCTGGCGTCGAGTATATCGCTTACAAAGCGCGCGGTGATCGCATGCGCTTGCGTTTGACCATCGGACAGTCTTATTCTTTATCATGGTTGAACCCAATAACCGACGTGCTTGAGGCACCGCGACATTTTACGGCGACGGCTGAAACAGTTCTCATGATGCCCTCGGACACGACGGACGCCATTGCCGTTTTGCGGCCGACCGCAGCGCCGCGGCTCACGCCGGCAGGAGAAGTCGCCAGTTTGCAGAGTGAGCAACTCAACATCCGGCAAGTTCGTTTTCGCTGGATTACGCCGCAAGCAGCGGACAGCCGCATCGACATCCAAAAGCCCAGCGGCGCGCGCGTTCAATTTATCAGCGCCGCGTACACCACCCAGCACGAGATGATCATCGACAGCATTTCTCCGAACGTCAAATACAAAATCACCGTGTCGTCGCAATCGCCGGCGGGTCGCGAGTGGAAAACCGTTGCGCAATGCATTTTGACCAACGTCGTGGTGTTGGATCGTTATATCGAGGCGGAAACGATGCCCACCAAAACCGTTGGCCGCGCCGAAGGGACTGGCTGGAATCTCACGCGCGGCGGTTATCTGGAAACTTCAGTAAGTTTTCCCCGCAGTGGGATGTATCGCTTTGAAATTTTAGCGCGGGCAGAATATCGCCAGGGCATCTGGCCAAAATTGGTTTGTGGGATCGATTCCAAAACCGATACCGTCACGATTAATTCCGCCGTTTTTAAATGGTTCTCTTGGACGCGCCATGTCACTGCCGCGACACGAAACGTCAAACTTGAGTTTGTCAATGCGGGCAATGGCCGCCAGCTTATACTTGATCAACTGCATGTCCAATTCATCGAGGTCCCGGCCTCGCCACCGCCGGTGATTGCGCCAATGACTGCCAAGCTCACAGCTTATACGGCGACCATTAATTTCAAGACCGATAAACCGACGGAGGCGCAGGTTGAATATGGCCGCACCACCAGCTACGGCATGCTGACACCCGCGGAATTTTGCCGCGACACCACGCACGTGTTTACCCTCGCCGGGTTGACGCCGAACACGACGTATCACGTTCGGGCGCGGGCGAAAGACGCCGCCGGAAAATCAGCGGTGTCACGCGATACGACATTTACCACGCCGCCGGATCGCGAGCCGCCCGTCATCGCCAATCTTGCGGCAACGAATTTGACCGCCTCCTCTGCTGTGATTCGCTGGACGACCGACGAGAAGAGCACGTCGCAAGTCGAGTTTGGATTGGATTCCACCTTGGGCCGCGTCACGCCGCTGCTTACGAGTTTAGTAACGGAACATGAAGTGAGTTTGACGAATCTTGCTGCCTACACCACTTTTCAGGCCCGCGTCAAATCAACCGACGCATACGGCAACTCAGCGGCCAGCCGGATTTTTACGTTCATGACTCTGCCGACATACGACCGTCTCGTGATTCTCAGCGGCGAGGGGCAAAAAGGCCGGCCCGATAAATTGCTCGCCGCGCCGCTGACGGTGAAAGTGCTCAATACCGCCGGCGCCGTCATGCCCAATGTGGCGGTGGCTTTTCGCGTGATTGCCGGCGGCGGCAAAATTATTGGCGACAACAAATGCAACGCTGCCGAATGCGTCGTCATGACCGCGGCGAACGGCATAGCCAGCGCCCAGTGGCAAGTTGGGAGGACCGATTTGCAGCAAGTCGAAGCGCGCGTGGTGGATCGCCCGGATTTGGCGGTACGTTTCACCGCCCAACTCGATCTGACCGGTGTGGCGGATGATCGCGACTCGACGCTGCCAACCGAATTAACCCTGCGCCCGCATCCAAATCCGTTTCGCGATTTCACGCAATTTCACATCGCGCTGCCGGCGGCCGGGCGCATTTCGTTGAAAGTTTTTGATTTGCAAGGCCGCGAGGTTGCCACGCTTTTTGACGGTGCACAACCAGCGGGACGATTTTTACTTTCCTGGCCCGGGCGCGATCAAGCCCAACAAAATCTTGCCGCCGGAATTTACTTTGCGGTGTTGCGCTATATGAACTTTACCCAAGAAAACCGACGCGAACCGGACTTTTCTATCCACAAAGAGACGATTTTATACATCAAATAA
- a CDS encoding DUF4038 domain-containing protein, with protein sequence MFLTTIFNFTAQAQNRVPLHSPFELRLTTTRQHGNPYLDVNVTGVFTSPSGKQLRLAGFWDGGQIWRVRFTPGETGVWTYRTQSNDAELQTSGQFEATASNRRGFVRVSKTRPYGFEYSDGTPFLLMGDTIWDGMSDGVGLNPHFKEYVNLRTSQGFNAYHTMVVNNRYDYGSNEGGATFEPSIYGGRDYDRVNPKFFQWVDRRVAYADSMGMVSILFFTWAAEARNMTPDQYQRLSLYIVSRCAAYNVFWVLAGDYQAYFYEPAIYRRLGEAVAEADPFDHPISIHPADSYVNREFARESWLSYIMHQIRDAGEFLADSVRFDRIYNKPVVNGEYGYHVPESVHPFHGIRNDAHYIRTGGWSIFTAGGYFVAGFGRTFYDPDGHYGYDEDFDHPPVSWDLNFAPDLEMARQYKVFYKFFTEQTSWPELQPRRDLVRDGQTELLAKPGAEYIAYNARGGRMRLQLPIGHFSLAWFDPIAGMLQPARIFASTGETVLIMPTDSLDAAAVIRPATAPSLVNAGQVRNLTREQLNIRQVRYRWQTPDLADSRLTLLKPDGSRIQFVDTKPVKEHVLVVDGLSPEIDYHVTVFSQSEDRREWKTVASTLRTNVVVMDEWREAENFPTRTAGRRESPGWNLDANGHIATTLDFPQSGPYRFTVRARGECRHSIWPRLSFQLDDREVAARDINSAIYKDFIFEREMTAGSHRLKLAFTNGGDSRQLIVDRVHVQYVRATIPEPEPETGAETPSPPKSLRLQEYPNPFRDLILFKAALPAGGRISLKIFDLQGRELVTIIDEDRSPGELDLIWDGKDRDDLPVAAGIYFAVLSLQNETDGLSQIQRHTQKVLRLK encoded by the coding sequence AACGTTACCGGTGTTTTTACTTCGCCGAGCGGCAAACAACTGCGGCTCGCCGGTTTCTGGGATGGCGGGCAGATTTGGCGCGTGCGTTTCACGCCAGGTGAGACCGGCGTATGGACTTATCGCACGCAAAGCAACGACGCCGAACTTCAAACCTCCGGCCAGTTCGAGGCGACGGCCTCGAACCGCCGCGGCTTCGTGCGCGTGAGCAAAACGCGGCCGTACGGATTCGAGTACAGCGACGGCACGCCGTTTCTGTTGATGGGCGATACGATTTGGGACGGGATGAGCGACGGCGTGGGATTGAATCCGCATTTTAAAGAGTATGTGAATTTGCGAACCTCACAGGGTTTCAACGCCTATCACACCATGGTCGTCAACAATCGCTACGACTACGGCAGCAACGAAGGCGGTGCGACGTTTGAGCCGTCGATCTACGGCGGACGCGACTACGACCGGGTGAATCCAAAATTTTTTCAGTGGGTGGATCGCCGGGTCGCCTACGCCGACAGCATGGGCATGGTGTCGATTCTGTTTTTTACCTGGGCGGCGGAAGCGCGCAACATGACGCCCGATCAATATCAGCGCCTGTCGCTGTACATTGTGTCGCGCTGCGCGGCTTACAACGTGTTCTGGGTTCTTGCCGGCGATTACCAGGCGTATTTTTATGAGCCGGCCATTTACCGCCGGCTCGGCGAGGCGGTGGCAGAAGCCGATCCCTTTGATCATCCGATCTCGATTCATCCCGCTGACAGTTATGTCAATCGCGAGTTCGCGCGCGAGTCATGGCTCAGTTACATCATGCATCAAATTCGCGACGCCGGAGAATTTCTGGCGGATTCGGTTCGTTTCGATCGTATTTATAACAAGCCGGTGGTCAACGGCGAGTACGGCTATCACGTTCCCGAAAGCGTGCATCCGTTTCACGGCATCCGCAACGATGCCCATTACATTCGCACCGGCGGCTGGTCGATCTTCACCGCCGGCGGTTATTTCGTGGCTGGCTTTGGCCGCACTTTTTATGATCCGGACGGGCACTATGGCTATGACGAGGATTTCGATCATCCGCCGGTGAGCTGGGATTTGAATTTTGCGCCGGATTTGGAAATGGCGCGGCAGTATAAAGTTTTTTATAAATTTTTTACCGAGCAAACCTCCTGGCCCGAGCTGCAGCCGCGTCGCGATTTGGTTCGCGACGGCCAAACCGAGCTCCTCGCCAAACCCGGCGCGGAATACATCGCCTATAACGCGCGCGGTGGCCGTATGCGCTTGCAACTGCCCATCGGCCATTTTTCACTCGCCTGGTTTGATCCAATTGCCGGCATGCTGCAGCCGGCGCGAATTTTCGCCTCCACCGGCGAGACGGTTTTGATCATGCCAACGGATAGTTTGGATGCGGCGGCCGTGATTCGTCCCGCCACTGCGCCAAGCTTGGTCAACGCCGGGCAGGTCCGCAACTTGACACGGGAACAACTCAATATCCGGCAAGTGCGGTATCGCTGGCAAACGCCGGATTTGGCCGACAGCCGTCTCACTTTGCTAAAACCCGACGGCAGCCGCATTCAATTTGTCGACACCAAGCCGGTAAAAGAACACGTTCTGGTGGTTGATGGCCTTTCGCCGGAAATTGATTATCACGTCACGGTGTTTTCACAATCTGAAGATCGCCGTGAATGGAAAACCGTTGCCAGCACGCTGCGCACCAACGTCGTCGTGATGGATGAATGGCGCGAGGCGGAAAATTTCCCGACTCGAACCGCCGGCCGCCGTGAAAGCCCGGGCTGGAATTTGGATGCGAATGGCCATATTGCGACGACGCTGGATTTTCCGCAAAGCGGCCCGTATCGTTTCACGGTTCGCGCGCGTGGCGAATGCCGCCACAGCATCTGGCCGCGGCTTTCGTTTCAGCTCGATGATCGGGAAGTGGCGGCGCGCGATATCAATTCGGCAATTTATAAAGATTTTATCTTCGAAAGAGAAATGACCGCGGGCTCACACCGATTGAAACTTGCCTTCACCAACGGCGGCGACAGCCGCCAGCTCATTGTCGATCGGGTGCACGTGCAGTATGTTCGCGCCACCATTCCGGAACCGGAGCCGGAAACCGGCGCGGAAACGCCGTCGCCCCCCAAATCGCTGAGGCTGCAAGAGTATCCCAACCCGTTTCGTGATTTGATCTTGTTCAAAGCCGCGCTGCCGGCCGGCGGCCGCATCTCGCTGAAAATTTTCGATCTGCAAGGCCGCGAGTTGGTCACTATAATTGATGAAGACAGATCGCCCGGAGAACTCGATTTGATTTGGGACGGGAAAGATCGCGATGATCTTCCGGTCGCGGCCGGAATATATTTTGCCGTTTTGTCTTTGCAAAATGAAACCGACGGCCTGTCGCAAATCCAGCGACACACACAGAAAGTTTTAAGATTGAAATAA